The following are encoded in a window of Sebastes umbrosus isolate fSebUmb1 chromosome 7, fSebUmb1.pri, whole genome shotgun sequence genomic DNA:
- the LOC119492037 gene encoding glutamic acid-rich protein-like isoform X2, producing the protein MGRKGAKEAKTTDPSEPSAKVAKVVEKVEKMEKGPEKQRRISERLKKQAQPEPQVKTEPAKAKKPAKAAAKAKPVAKKVVEEEEEEEEEEEEEPAVEKEEAPAENGDGKAEEAAAADEEEEEAEEAEDKAEEEDDKTAE; encoded by the exons ATGGGAAGGAAAGGAGCAAAA gAAGCAAAAACCACGGACCCAAGCGAGCCAAGCGCAAAG GTTGCAAAGGTGGTGGAGAAGGTGGAGAAGATGGAGAAGGGCCCAGAGAAACAAAGGAGAATTTCTGAGCGGTTGAAAAAG CAGGCACAGCCAGAACCACAGGTGAAGACG GAACCTGCCAAGGCCAAAAAGCCAGCCAAAGCCGCAGCAAAGGCCAAGCCAGTGGCAAAGAAAGTtgtagaagaagaggaggaggaggaggaggaagaagaagaagaacccgCGGTTGAGAAAGAAGAGGCTCCTGCAGAAAACGGAGATGGCAAAGCTGAAGAG gctgcagcagcagatgaggaggaggaggaggcggaggaggcaGAAGACAAggctgaggaggaagatgatAAAACAGCAGAGTAG
- the LOC119492037 gene encoding glutamic acid-rich protein-like isoform X1, producing the protein MGRKGAKEAKTTDPSEPSAKVAKVVEKVEKMEKGPEKQRRISERLKKQAQPEPQVKTKEPAKAKKPAKAAAKAKPVAKKVVEEEEEEEEEEEEEPAVEKEEAPAENGDGKAEEAAAADEEEEEAEEAEDKAEEEDDKTAE; encoded by the exons ATGGGAAGGAAAGGAGCAAAA gAAGCAAAAACCACGGACCCAAGCGAGCCAAGCGCAAAG GTTGCAAAGGTGGTGGAGAAGGTGGAGAAGATGGAGAAGGGCCCAGAGAAACAAAGGAGAATTTCTGAGCGGTTGAAAAAG CAGGCACAGCCAGAACCACAGGTGAAGACG AAGGAACCTGCCAAGGCCAAAAAGCCAGCCAAAGCCGCAGCAAAGGCCAAGCCAGTGGCAAAGAAAGTtgtagaagaagaggaggaggaggaggaggaagaagaagaagaacccgCGGTTGAGAAAGAAGAGGCTCCTGCAGAAAACGGAGATGGCAAAGCTGAAGAG gctgcagcagcagatgaggaggaggaggaggcggaggaggcaGAAGACAAggctgaggaggaagatgatAAAACAGCAGAGTAG